The segment CGGAGAAGATTTGATTCTTCTCGGTTGCGGCGGTTCTCCGCTTTGTGCCGATATTCGCGGGTTTCTGGAGAAGAACTTCCGGGTTGTCCATTGCGAGGAGTGTTCTCATGTGGAGGAGCTCGCCGCCCAGTACTGCCCCGATCTCATTCTGATGTCCGCCCATCCGAACTGCTCTGGACTGGAAGTCTGCGAGAAACTACAGAAAAGCCTTTTTAAACAGCGCCCGGCGGCAGTCATGCTTTTTGGTTCCGGAGATGATACGCTGATCGACCGCGCCTTTGCCGCCGGGGTCGATGAATACATCAGGGAGCCGATTCACTGGAAACTGCTTTATTACCGAGTCAACTTCCTTATTCAGAAAAGAAAATCAGAGCTTGAGTTGAACGATTTTGCCCGTCGACTTGAACAAACCAATAGCGAGTTGAAGGATTTCACCTATGTTGTTTCCCATGATCTGCAGGAGCCGCTTCATCTGATCCGTGCCTTTGCCGAAAGAATTACGACACGATCCCGTTCGGTTCTTGATGAACAGGGGGCCGCTTATCTTGAACGGATCATCAAGGCAGCAGGCCGCATGCAGAGTCTGATCGACGGACTTCTCCAGTATTCCAGATTGACCACGCAGGCAAAGGAATTCACCGTAGTCAATCTGTCCGATGTGGTGCGCGAAGTTATCGCCGATCTGGAAGTTCGCATCGATCAAATGCGGGCGGAAATAAAAATCGGCGACCTGGGGATTGTTGAGGCGGATCCTTTACAGATGCGTCAACTTTTCCAGAACCTTGTTTCCAATGCCCTGAAGTATTCATCCGGTTTGGAGCCGCCTTTTATCGAGGTCTTCCCTGCTTCACCTCTTGAACAAATCGGACGAAGCGGCATGCGTCAGATTGTGGTGAAAGACAACGGCATAGGTTTTGATTCCTGTTTCCAGGAGCAGATTTTCGGGTTGTTTCAGCGCTTGCACGGCAGGGATGAATACAACGGAACGGGAATCGGGCTTGCCATCTGCAAGAAAATAGTTGAACGTCATGGCGGGGTTATTTCCGCGCGCTCCGCCTCCGGCAAAGGCGCCGAATTTGTCGTCATGCTGCCGGTCAAGCAAAAAAAAAGAAGCTGAAAGCCGTTGGCAAGTAAAAGGCATGAGCCGGAGACAATTTGTCTTCTTCCCGGCTTGGGATTCCAGCCTCCGGTTTATGCCTTTTTTCTTTTTAATCTACCGCTTCAAAGCCGATTTTCTTGATGGCGTCTTTGACCAGCTCAAGCGGCACGGCCTTTGACTCCGTAAAACTAGCTTCACCTTTTTCCAGGTCCACGTGGACATTGCCGACTCCGTCAATTCCCTGCAGGGCTTTGGTTACCGAAGCCGAACAATGACCGCATCGCATGCCGTTCACTTTTATGGTTGTCATTGGTGTTCCCCCTTTTTTAAGATGTTGCCGGTATCATTGCCATGCAATGATGCCCTGTTAAGTAAAATATTAATTGCTTACATGCTCTTCTTGAGATAGATAATTCCTTTTTAATGAAATGTTAAGACATTTTGTGGTACCTGGTGTTCATTATGGAAAAATATGCCATGGATTCAGCGAAAAAAAACTCTTTTGCCACACTGCAAGGCACGGTTAAGGGAATGCATTGCGCGTCCTGTTCCAGCAGGATTGAAAAAGTGGTCGGCGAAATGGACGGGGTGGTTCACGTCGCGGTCAATCTTGCCACGGAAAAAATTGATTTGCGCTGGAACAAGGACAAAATATCCCTCAAGCAGATCGCTGAACGGATGGGCCAGTTGGGTTTTGAACTGGTGCAGCCGGCTTCGGACACGGAAATTGTCCTTTCCATTCAAGGTATGCACTGCGCGTCCTGTTCGAGCCGCATCGAAAAGGTTGTCGGTGAAATGAATGGGGTGCGCAGCTGCGAGGTGAATCTTGCCACCGGACTGGCGAAAATTGTCTTTGCCCCTGAGCTGCTTAATCCGCGCCAAGTGAAAGAGGCGATCGATGCCTTGGGCTTCAAAGCGGAATCGATATCATCCTCGGCAAACCTGATGGCTGATCGGCAGAAGGAAATAGAGGAAACCCTGACCGGGATGAAAAAAAGACTTCTGCCCTCCTTTGTCCTGGCTTTTCTTGTCATGATCGTCTCCATGGGGCATATGGTCGGAGTGCCGATGCCGAAAATCCTCAACCCGCAACTCCATCCGTTTATCTTTGCCCTTGTTCAGTTCTGCCTGGTTGTGCCGGTGCTGTGGTTGGGCAGGAATTTCTACATCATCGGTTTTCCAAGCCTGCTGCGCGGCGCACCCAATATGGATTCTCTCATCGCGGTGGGTACCGGCGCCGCCTTTGTCTATTCCACCTGGAACCTGGTGGAAATTTATCTGGGCATTGACGCGATGGCCCGGGCCCATGATCTCTACTTTGAAAGCGCGGCCATGCTGATTGCCCTGGTTTCCCTGGGAAAATTCCTCGAAACACGAGCAAAGGCCCGAACCTCCGATGCCATCAGCCGACTTATGCAGCTGGCACCGGATAAGGCGACTCTCATTCGCAACGATCAGCAGGAGGAGATACCGGTCGATGAAATCCTGGTTGATGACCTGCTGCTCATCCGGCCGGGGGAAAGACTGCCCATTGACGGTGTCATAGAAAAAGGCGCCTCCAGCATCGATGAGTCCATGCTCACCGGCGAGAGTATGCCGGTGGAAAAGGGTGTCGGCGACATGGTGGTCGGCGGCACCCTGAACCGGAACGGCACGCTTCATGTGCGGGCCGGAAAGGTGGGGCAGGATACGATGCTGTCCCGTATTGTCAAGATGGTGCAGGATGCCCAGGGATCAAAGGCGCCCATTGCAAATCTTGCCGACCGGATCAGTCTTTATTTCGTTCCCGCCGTCATGGTTGTGGCGGCGCTGTCCGGTCTTGCCTGGTATTTTATCGGACAGGCGGAATTTACCTTTGCTCTTCGTATTTTTATCGCGGTCATGGTCATTGCCTGCCCCTGCGCCATGGGACTTGCCACTCCGACATCCATCATGGTCGGCACCGGGCGCGGGGCTCAGCTCGGGGTTCTGGTGAAAAACGGCGAGGCCTTGGAAATCGCCCGCAAGGTAAACACCATTGTTTTTGATAAAACCGGCACGCTGACCTACGGCAAGCCCGCACTCACCGATGTGTCCAATTTTTCCGGACTTGCCGACGATGCTTTTCTTGCCTTGACGGCTTCGGCTGAAAGCGGTTCCGAACACCCTTTGTCCCAGGCGGTTGTCAACGGCGCCCGGGAAAAAAAGATTGCCGTCCGCAATCCCCATGCATTCACCGCCCTGCCGGGCCGGGGGATTTCCGCCGTCGTCGCCGTAACGGCCGAAGGTCGGGAAAGGACGGTTGAACTCTTTATCGGCAACATGGAGTTGATGGAGGAAAAAGGCATTGTTGTCGCCGATGACAGAAAAGAGATTGCCGACAAATTTTCCGCTGACGGAAAAACAGCCCTGTATGTGGCATTTGACGGTCAACTTGCCGGGCTGCTTGCCGTTGCCGATAAAATAAAAACGGAAACTCCGGAAACTATTGCCCGGCTTACCGCCATGGGGATAGAAGTCATCATGCTGACCGGCGACCATGCGGCGACGGCCCGGGCCATCGCCGATCAGGCCGGAATCAAGAATATCATTTCCCAGGTATTGCCGGAGCACAAGGCGGAAGAGATCGAGAAAATTCAGCAAAAAGGCAGGGTGGTGGCGATGGTTGGTGACGGGATCAACGACGCACCGGCCCTGGCGGTTGCCGATCTCGGCATTGCCATGGGAACAGGCATTGACGTGGCAATAGAAAGCGGCGATATCGTTCTCATGCAGGGAAATCTCGATAGCGTGCTGACCGCTCTCAAATTGAGCCGGGCCACCATGCGCAATATCAAACAGAACCTGTTCTGGGCTTTTGCCTATAATGTCATCGGCATCCCGGTTGCCGCCGGTTTGTTGTACATCTTCGGCGGGCCGACGTTAAATCCGATGATTGCCGGGGGCGCCATGGCCTTGAGTTCCGTTTCCGTCGTCACCAATGCCCTGCGTTTACGATTGTTCACCCCATGAAAAAAAGAGGATAATCCGTAAAAATTTTATTGCGTGCCGTTTTCTTGCCGATAGGTATGGCATACGCAATGAAAGAAGGAGCACGGATGAAAATTTCCTCATCGCAGATCAACATGACGACGAGCCGCATCTCCATTGTCGAGAATTCGGAGCGGGAGTCAGTGAACTTCTGGTCAGACCGGAACCTTGGTGATGGTGCGGGCGGTGCCGCACACCTCACCGGCGGAGACCGCCTTTCCCTTTCCTCCATGGCCGTGAAACGAAATGCCGCCTGCTGCGTCGGATCAGCCGCGCCGGATATTTCAGGCGCGGAGGAAGAGGGCGTGGCGCTGGACCCGAAACTGCTGGCCATGCGCCGTACCCTTGAGCTGCTCACCGGACGCAAGATACATGTGGCTGTTTTTGCTGGGCAAACGGTGGACGCCCCGGTCCTTGCGCAACCCGGCTCAGCCGGCGGCGGATCACCCTTGCCGGACAGTGAAAGAGTTGGTTGGGGATTTGAGTACCATGCCGAAAAATCCCATGTGGAGACGGAAACCGTCGCCTTTGCCGCCAGTGGCGACGTTGTCACGACTGACGGGAAGCAAATCAGTTTTTCTTTTAATATGAACATGATGCGTCATTTTGAGCAACATGAAAGCATCACCATCAGGGCTGGAGATGCCCGCTTTGTCGATCCGCTGGTGGTCAATCTCGATGGGGCCGGCGCGCAACTTGGCAGTTTCAATCTGAGCTTTGATCTGGACAACGACGGCAACCTGGAGGAGATTGCCTTTCTCGCGCCGGAGAGCGGTTTTCTGGTCTGGGACCGCAATGAGGATGGCGTGGTCAACAGCGGCAAGGAGTTGTTCGGCCCGGACAGCGGTCATGGATTTCAGGAGCTTGCGCTCCATGATCTCGACGATAACGGCTGGTTGGATGAAAATGATCCTCTTTTTGACAAGCTGCAAATCTGGATGATGGATCAGACCGGCAATCTCAACCTGAGGTCACTGGCGGAAATGGGAATCGGCGCTTTCCTGCTGACTCCGATTGACAGCAGTTTTCTTCTCACCGACGCCGCCAACTCGCCCCTGGGCCGAATCAGGCAGACCTCCCTGGCTCTGCTGGAAAATCACCAGGTGGCAACTCTTCAGGAACTTGATCTTGTCGTTTGATTGAAATATCTGCTGCGTCAACGGCTGAGACGGCGAATGCGCTGAAACTGTTCCTCGCCCATTTTTTCAAAAAATTCTATTCCCATTTTGAAGGGTTTTTGCTCTTCATCAACCAAACGGTCAAACCAAACGGGGCGGACCGGTATGGTATATGTTTCCGCCTCCGTATTTTCCTCGCCGGGACAGGCAAATTCAAGATGAAGAAAGAATTTGTCGGATTCAAGGGCGGTAAAAAAAAGATGATGGTGATCAACAAGAATCCGGTTGGTGACCAGGCAGGCGCCTTTTTTGGAAAAATCCTGAAGGCGGCAGATGATCGGAGTGCAGATTTTTTCTCCTTTTTTGCCTCGGCACAGGAAGAGGGCGCCTTCAAGATCCAATCGAAAACGCTCGAAAATGCGCCGCTCTCTGCTCATTTCACGAAAGCCTCAAGTGGCCTTTCAGCACATCGGCCACCAGGGGGGCCACCGAAAAGAGGTCAAGGAGATCATCACTTTCCACGCCGGGATAGGTATCAGCCCCGATTATCCTGGTGATGCCGTGCTCCTTGAATTTTTCCCGGGACTGGCCGGCCAGCACCAGATGGGTGGCAAAAATGATGGTTTCCCGTGCCCCTGCTTCCCGACACCGCTGGGCGGTCTGGATGATTGATCCGCCGGTGCGGATCATGTCGTCGCAGATGACGGCGGTCTTGCCTTTGACGACGCTTGCCACCTGGCTCACCATGGTTTTATCCATGGCATAACGATCCTTGTCAGCCGCCGTATGGGGCACATTGAGCTGGCCTGCCAGTCTGGCAACCCACTTGCTGCGGCCATAGTCCGGGGACACCAGCACCAGGTTTTCCAGCTGCAGTTCTTTTATCTTCTGCACAATCAGCTTGCTGGTGGTGATATGCTGGGTCTGAACATCGCCGCGATGGGCATGGAGAACCGCCTCGGAGTGCAGATCGATAAAGGCGACGAAATCAGGGCGGGCCCGGAAAATCTGGCGTGTTCTGGTAATGCCTTTGGGGATCTCGTTGGAATCCGGCTTTGCCTGTTCCATGGTTGAATAGCCGAGGTAAGGGACAATGACATTGACCCTTTTGGCCCGATAATAGCGGCATCCGTCTATTAAATCGATCAGCTCCTGCAGGGACACGTCGTCATGGGTGGCGCCGATAATAACAATGTACTTGCCGGCGATGTCCTGGGGAAAGGCGTGATAAACCTCTCCGTCGGTGAAAAACTTCTTCAAAACCCTGGTAAAGGGAATGTCGAGTTGTAATGCTATTCGCCTGGCCAGTGATTCGGAAGCTTCGTTGGAGAGAATGATGATGTCTTCTGGAAGTGTCATGGATAGATCAGGTGAAGAGTTTCGGGTTGTCGGTTACTTTGCGAATTAATTCGCGGTAGTCCTGCGCGCCGGGGGAACCGGGGGCGAATTCGTAAATTGTCTGACCGTAGGCCGGCGCCTCTGAAACGCGGACGTTGTAGCGAATCGGGGTGCAGACATGATTGCCGTACAACTCTTCAAGTTTTGCCAGAATGCCGTTGGATTTCTTCACCCGCTGGTCATGGAAGGTGGGGAGAATGTATTTGAGGGCGACATCCTTGTTGTATTTCTGGATGGAGGACATGCTTTTCAGAAACTCCACCAGGCCCTGCAGGGTCATGACCTCAAGCGAAACAGGGGTCAGGACTTCCTTGGCATAAAAAAGGACGTTGACAATGAGCGGGTCCCAGCCGGGCGAGGTGTCGATGATGACATAATCGAATTTTTTATCGATGGTGGAGAGCTTTTCCCGCAAGGTCATTTCTCCGCCGAAATCCTTCCGGTCAATCACTCGCTTCAGACCGGCAAGGGATCTGCCGCCGGCAAGCAGCCACAGTCTTTCACGCACCTGGATCATGGTTTCATCCAGGGAAAGTTCATCATTGACGAACTCGGTGAGCCCCGCCTTGGGTTTGACGCCCAGCATAAAACTGGACTGCCCCTGGGTGTCGGTGTCGACCAGCAGCACTTTGAATCCGGCAAGAGCAAGACCGGCGGCCAGATTGACCGCGGTCGTGGTTTTCCCCACGCCGCCCTTGCTTAAGGTAACGGCAATTTTTCGCGGCTCCGCGTTTTTTTCATTCCTGGTTTCCGCGGGAATTACGCCGGCCGAGGTTTCGGGTTTACTGATGGAGAATAATTCCTTGCAGTATTTGCATCGCACCTTTGTGACATTCGGCGGCAGGAGTTTTTCGTCAATAGAGTGTTCTTTTTGACAGTGTGGGCAAGTGATAACCATAGGGGTCTCCAAATTGTAAAAGCATGTTCAACTGGTTTCCATGCCAGAGAAAGCTTAATTTGCTGAAATCGAAATCATTTGGAATCATCTTTCATAATATTTTTCACCAAATCACTGTCTTCTCCTTTTGATTCAAAATCATCGAGAAGCATCTTGACGGCGTAATTAACAATTTTCGATTTTGTTGCCATGAGTTTGGAACCGGCGGGAAGCAGGCCTTTTAAAAAATTGTTGGCCTGATTTAATTCGACAAAAACCTCTCTTGTCAGATAATGGGTGGCTTTTCGCTTGCCGCCCTTTCTATTTTTGACAGTCGTTTTCACCGGAGAGGGCAGAAGGGGGGACGGAGGAACATCTCCCTTGGCAATAAGCGGCCTCGAATAGCGTTCAATCAAGGTGGACAATTCATCCAGACCAGGAATAGCGTCTTCATGGTGGGTGCTCTGGAGGATGTTGCCCAGCACGTCTTTTTTCTTTTTCTTGTTGTCTATCATCCGTGGTTCCTGAATGCCGCCGTGCACAGGCGCGAGACCGCTAAATTTCCCCAAAGAGACTTTCCCTGTGTCTGCGGAGAAATTGCATGATTTTCTCCGCATCCTTTTTACTTGGCGTGATAAATTCAATGCCGCAGATAAGCTGGAATTCGCGGGGAGAAACGTGCACAACCCGGCCTTTGAGCTTGAGTAAATCTTTATCAAGATGCAATTCAATGGACGGAAGCGGTTGGTCGACTGAAAATGGGACATCGCTGTCAATCAGCAGGCCGACCCCGTTTGTTCCGATATTGATAACATCATACGAGGCACCGTTGATTTTGATCGAAACGTTGTCTCTTTCGTCGATCGGTAAGCGGAAAACCTGGCGTATGATTTTGTTTTTATCGTAACCCGCAGTTGCTTTTCCTTTCTCCTTCATTGATGCTCACCCGATTATTTGGTAGAATTTTATATAACCACGCTTGAGGACGGCGCGGTAATTGATCGAAGTCATGAAAAGAACAGCCATCCGGAAAGGATCGGCAAAGGTTTTGTTTGTTGCGTGTAACATATTGATACTACATGACTATTTTGTTTAAGGCCTGACCGCTTCGAAATGTTTTTCCGCCGGAAAGAGCAGTGATTTCAAGCAGAAAGGGCTCATCAGTAAAAATGATAGCATAGTTTGCCGGCAGCGGCAAACAAGAATCAGCGGTTTCTGTTTCATTCTTCAAAAAAATGGAGGAGAAAGGAATATGAAGGTTTCGATTACGTATTGTTCAAAATGAAACTACAAGCCTCGTGCTTCCAGGCTGGAAGAGGAACTGAAGACGAAATTCGGCGCGGATGTCGAGCTTGTCGCCGGCTCGGGCGGTGTTTTTGAGATCTATGTTGATGCCAGAAAGATCTTTTCCAAGGCGGCATCAGGACGTTTTCCCGAAGACGGCGAGATTGTCAGGCTTATCGCAGGGGGCTGAGTCTGAAAAAAGGGGAACTCATCGAAAAAATACGAATCGCTCACGAAGAAACACGGGAACTGCTTGAATCCCGTCCCGAGCCTCTCTCAGCGCAGCACCGCTGAGCGGGGGCCGAATATGGCGGTGCCGATTCGCACCAGGGTTGCCCCCTCCTCAATGGCCACCTCGAAATCGCCCGACATGCCCATGGACAATTCAAAGTCCTTTTTGCCGGCAAAGTAGCCCTTGGCGGCAAAATCCTCCCCCAGTTGCCGGAGTTTGCGGAAGTAAGGCCGAACCGCTTCCGGATCATCGTAAAAGGGCGGCATGGTCATCAGGCCCGCTATGGTCAGGTGCGATAAAACCTGCATCGACCGCAGCAGCGCCTCGGCATCTTGCGTGGCGATCCCTTCCTTCTGCGGCTCTTCGCCCACATTGACCTGGACGAGAACGGACAGGTTTTTCCCTGCCTGTCCGGCATACTTGTCCAATGCCTTGGCCAGCTTGAGCCGGTCCACCGTGTGCACGGCGTCAAAGAAAGATGCGGCGTCCTTTGCCTTGTTGGACTGGAGATGGCCGATAAAGTGCCATTGCACTTTACCCTTGACGGCGCTGATCTTTTCCCTGGCCTCCTGCATGTAGTTTTCGCCAAAGAGTCTCTGGCCCGCGGCAATTGCCTCTTGAATCAGCGCAGGATCGATTTTTTTGCTGACCGCAACGAGTTGTATTGTTTCCGGATCTCTTCCGCAACGCCAAGCCGCCCTAGCGATTTTTCCCCTGATCTCTTCCAGATTTTTCTCAACTGCCGTCATGATAATTGTCCGCCCTGTTCAGGAGATATTAAAAAGCCGGCGGGCGTTGGCGGTTGTCACCCGTGCCACCTCGGCGAGATCCAGCCCCTTTAATTCGGCAATTTTTTGGGCCGTGTAGAGGGTAAAAAGCGGTTCATTGATTTTCCCCCGGTACGGCACCGGAGCAAGAAAGGGGGCATCGGTCTCCACCAGCATGAAATCTAAAGGGATGGAACGCACCGCATCGTGCAGCATATCGGCCCTGTTGAAGGTGACCACCCCAGGAATGGAGATGTAAAAACCGAGATCAATGAATTTGCGGGCAATTTCGCCGTCTCCGGAAAAACAGTGAATAACGCCGCCCCGGGGGAAGGGGCCGCTTTTTTTCAGCCGCTGATAAATTTCCTCATGCGCTTCCCGGTTATGAACGATAACGGGCAAATCGAGCTCTCTGGCCATTTCAAGCTGCCGGGTGAAGGCCCGCTGCTGCACGTCGAGCGGGGCGTAATCCTTTACCGTGTCAATACCGATCTCGCCAAAGGCGATGACCCGACTTCCGCCGGCCAGCCGCTGTAATTCTTTTTCCGCCTGCAGGCTCAACTGCTCGGCATGATGCGGGTGGATGCCGACCGCGGCATAGACATGCTCGAGTCTGTCGGCCAGTTCCACGGCCTTTCGTGAGCTGGCCGGATCGATGCCGATGGTAACGGCGCGGGTTACCCCGGCGGCAAAAGCTCGTTCAATGATATCAGCGGGGTCTTCACCGTTTTCCATCATATCAAGATGGCAGTGGGTATCCACCAGGGAAACGCCCGGCGGCAAGCAGGGCAGCGGGATATGTTTTTTCTTTTTTGACAAGGCGGACCTGGTAATTTTCTTGGTTTCATGGCATTATGGCCGGAAATTGATCCTCGTACACCCCTCATCTAACAAATTATTGAAATTCCCGCAACAAAGGGGTAATGATCAAATTCATATTCCAAACCCAGTGTAACCGGAGAAAACAGGGAGATGACGCGAGCAGTTCTTGATGCCATCCATGCCAGGCGCAGCATTCGGGAGTTTACCGAGGAAGGGGTTTCGCCGTCTGATCTGCGGGAGATAATCCGGGCCGGGATATGGGCTCCTTCCGGTCTGAACAATCAACCCTGGCGGTTTGTCGTCATTACCGATGATACGGTCCGAAAACAACTTGCCGGGACAACGCATTACAGCCATATCGTCCTTGCCGCCCAAGCGCTTATCGGAGTCTATCTTGATACGGAAGCGATGTATGACGAGGTAAAGGATCACCAGTCCGCCGGGGCATGTATCCAGAACATGCTGCTGGCCGCCGAAGCCCTCGGATTGGGTGCGGTCTGGCTTGGTCAGATTTTGAAAAACAAAAGTCAGGTTAATGAAATCCTGCGGCTTGAATCCAAATTCGACCTCATGGCAATGATCGCCCTTGGTCATCCCCGGCACCGTAATCAGCAATCGCAACGCAAAGAAATTGATGAATTTATTTTAAAGACATTTTGATGGAGGTGACTATGTTCCGCACTGTGAAAAAATCATTAAAAAAATCAAGTCTTTCCCTGGTCAGCGTGGCGTGCTGCCTTGTTTCCTTTTCCTTGCTGCCCGGATGCACCTCGTTTCCCGGCCAGCAGAGCAATGACCCGGGCATGGCCACTGTTTCCGCCAGTCCCTTTTACCCCAAGGATTTCCGTGAAGTCCTGATCCCCGACGGGCTTGAAATGAACCGGGACAACACCATGTTCGTGAAAACCGAATCATTCAACGGCGGCATCCTGAGCTATGAAGGCCGGATCGAGGTGAATTCCCTGACCGAGTTTTTTGAAAAATCCATGCCGCAAAACGGCTGGAGACTTGGCGGTTCGGTGAAGTCGAAAAACGTCCTGCTCATCTTTACCAAGCCCTCGAAAACCTGCATGATCACCATCGGAGAAAACGGCCTGAGCTACAAAACCCAGGTGTCCATCTATATCGCTCAGGAACTGCAGGCCGGTTCGTCATATGCTCCTGCGGCCCCCGGCTCCGGTTATACCCCACCGCCAGCGTATGAAGAACCGCTTCTCAATTAGCATTTTTTTATCCAGCTGATCTTGTCTTTCGTTTTTGTGAGTACCGGCGAAGCCGTCTTTTTCCCCACGTGAAAGAGACGGTTTCGCCATTTCATTCCTTTCAGGCAATAAATTCAAAATGATACAGAGGTGCCATGTCTGTCATTCTGGAGCAAAAAAACATAGTTTGCGGCGTAAGCGGCTCCATTGCCGCCTATAAGGTTTGTGACTGGGTCCGAGATTTACAGAAAAACGGAGCGGATGTTCATGTCGTCATGACCAAGGCGGCAACCAAATTCATCTCACCCCTGACTTTTGCCGCCCTGACCGGCAACAGGGTCTATGGTTCCATGTTTTCTTTGCCGGATGAAGAAAAAATCCCCCATATCAGCCTGGCCCGTTCCGCTGATCTTGTTCTTGTCGCCCCGGCCACGGCCCAGACCATTGCCCGCCTGGCATTTGGCCTGGCCGATGATCTGCTTTCCGCCATTGTCTTGGCCGGCACGGCAAAAGTGCTGGTCTGCCCCGCCATGAACAGCAGGATGTATCTCCATGCCGCCACCCAGGACAACATCAGAAGAATACAGGGTTTCGGCTATCAGGTGCTGGAGCCGGACACCGGTCTCATGGCCTGCGGCGAGGAAGGACCCGGTCGCCTGCCCGAATGGAGTCAGGTGAAAAATGCCGTCATAAGTGCTCTCACACCCCGGGATCTTGCCGGAAAAACAGTGCTGGTCACCGCCGGACCGACGGAAGAACCCCTGGATCC is part of the Desulfobulbaceae bacterium DB1 genome and harbors:
- a CDS encoding mercury transporter, yielding MTTIKVNGMRCGHCSASVTKALQGIDGVGNVHVDLEKGEASFTESKAVPLELVKDAIKKIGFEAVD
- a CDS encoding ATPase; protein product: MDSAKKNSFATLQGTVKGMHCASCSSRIEKVVGEMDGVVHVAVNLATEKIDLRWNKDKISLKQIAERMGQLGFELVQPASDTEIVLSIQGMHCASCSSRIEKVVGEMNGVRSCEVNLATGLAKIVFAPELLNPRQVKEAIDALGFKAESISSSANLMADRQKEIEETLTGMKKRLLPSFVLAFLVMIVSMGHMVGVPMPKILNPQLHPFIFALVQFCLVVPVLWLGRNFYIIGFPSLLRGAPNMDSLIAVGTGAAFVYSTWNLVEIYLGIDAMARAHDLYFESAAMLIALVSLGKFLETRAKARTSDAISRLMQLAPDKATLIRNDQQEEIPVDEILVDDLLLIRPGERLPIDGVIEKGASSIDESMLTGESMPVEKGVGDMVVGGTLNRNGTLHVRAGKVGQDTMLSRIVKMVQDAQGSKAPIANLADRISLYFVPAVMVVAALSGLAWYFIGQAEFTFALRIFIAVMVIACPCAMGLATPTSIMVGTGRGAQLGVLVKNGEALEIARKVNTIVFDKTGTLTYGKPALTDVSNFSGLADDAFLALTASAESGSEHPLSQAVVNGAREKKIAVRNPHAFTALPGRGISAVVAVTAEGRERTVELFIGNMELMEEKGIVVADDRKEIADKFSADGKTALYVAFDGQLAGLLAVADKIKTETPETIARLTAMGIEVIMLTGDHAATARAIADQAGIKNIISQVLPEHKAEEIEKIQQKGRVVAMVGDGINDAPALAVADLGIAMGTGIDVAIESGDIVLMQGNLDSVLTALKLSRATMRNIKQNLFWAFAYNVIGIPVAAGLLYIFGGPTLNPMIAGGAMALSSVSVVTNALRLRLFTP
- a CDS encoding ribose-phosphate pyrophosphokinase — translated: MTLPEDIIILSNEASESLARRIALQLDIPFTRVLKKFFTDGEVYHAFPQDIAGKYIVIIGATHDDVSLQELIDLIDGCRYYRAKRVNVIVPYLGYSTMEQAKPDSNEIPKGITRTRQIFRARPDFVAFIDLHSEAVLHAHRGDVQTQHITTSKLIVQKIKELQLENLVLVSPDYGRSKWVARLAGQLNVPHTAADKDRYAMDKTMVSQVASVVKGKTAVICDDMIRTGGSIIQTAQRCREAGARETIIFATHLVLAGQSREKFKEHGITRIIGADTYPGVESDDLLDLFSVAPLVADVLKGHLRLS
- a CDS encoding chromosome partitioning protein ParA codes for the protein MVITCPHCQKEHSIDEKLLPPNVTKVRCKYCKELFSISKPETSAGVIPAETRNEKNAEPRKIAVTLSKGGVGKTTTAVNLAAGLALAGFKVLLVDTDTQGQSSFMLGVKPKAGLTEFVNDELSLDETMIQVRERLWLLAGGRSLAGLKRVIDRKDFGGEMTLREKLSTIDKKFDYVIIDTSPGWDPLIVNVLFYAKEVLTPVSLEVMTLQGLVEFLKSMSSIQKYNKDVALKYILPTFHDQRVKKSNGILAKLEELYGNHVCTPIRYNVRVSEAPAYGQTIYEFAPGSPGAQDYRELIRKVTDNPKLFT
- a CDS encoding YggS family pyridoxal phosphate enzyme; translated protein: MTAVEKNLEEIRGKIARAAWRCGRDPETIQLVAVSKKIDPALIQEAIAAGQRLFGENYMQEAREKISAVKGKVQWHFIGHLQSNKAKDAASFFDAVHTVDRLKLAKALDKYAGQAGKNLSVLVQVNVGEEPQKEGIATQDAEALLRSMQVLSHLTIAGLMTMPPFYDDPEAVRPYFRKLRQLGEDFAAKGYFAGKKDFELSMGMSGDFEVAIEEGATLVRIGTAIFGPRSAVLR
- a CDS encoding hydrolase TatD; translated protein: MSKKKKHIPLPCLPPGVSLVDTHCHLDMMENGEDPADIIERAFAAGVTRAVTIGIDPASSRKAVELADRLEHVYAAVGIHPHHAEQLSLQAEKELQRLAGGSRVIAFGEIGIDTVKDYAPLDVQQRAFTRQLEMARELDLPVIVHNREAHEEIYQRLKKSGPFPRGGVIHCFSGDGEIARKFIDLGFYISIPGVVTFNRADMLHDAVRSIPLDFMLVETDAPFLAPVPYRGKINEPLFTLYTAQKIAELKGLDLAEVARVTTANARRLFNIS
- a CDS encoding nitroreductase family protein, with the protein product MTRAVLDAIHARRSIREFTEEGVSPSDLREIIRAGIWAPSGLNNQPWRFVVITDDTVRKQLAGTTHYSHIVLAAQALIGVYLDTEAMYDEVKDHQSAGACIQNMLLAAEALGLGAVWLGQILKNKSQVNEILRLESKFDLMAMIALGHPRHRNQQSQRKEIDEFILKTF
- a CDS encoding bifunctional 4'-phosphopantothenoylcysteine decarboxylase/phosphopantothenoylcysteine synthetase, with protein sequence MSVILEQKNIVCGVSGSIAAYKVCDWVRDLQKNGADVHVVMTKAATKFISPLTFAALTGNRVYGSMFSLPDEEKIPHISLARSADLVLVAPATAQTIARLAFGLADDLLSAIVLAGTAKVLVCPAMNSRMYLHAATQDNIRRIQGFGYQVLEPDTGLMACGEEGPGRLPEWSQVKNAVISALTPRDLAGKTVLVTAGPTEEPLDPVRFIGNRSSGKMGYAMAAAARQRGANVILISGPTLIVPPAGVECIRVRTAEEMYCEVLGRFDAADIIVKAAAVSDFRPSAVSSEKIKKSTADQVVTLVRNRDILKKLGEIKDQRANPPLLIGFAAESENLLEYGREKLHRKNLDYIVINDISAADSGFAVDTNRVTLLDRRGGRHDFPLLSKEETAWALWDKVLSKQEG